A window of the Streptomyces sp. Ag109_O5-10 genome harbors these coding sequences:
- a CDS encoding FdhF/YdeP family oxidoreductase, producing the protein MRSAGPGQPGAVEEQVGPSPDGEPFFHPYHHPAAGWGAAKSVSKFLLRERALVEGPRAIMKMNHENGGFDCPGCAWPDDTKGLRLDLCENGVKHVTWEMTRKRVGREFFAAHSVAELAEWSDFALEDQGRLTEPMVYDAESDHYVPISWRDAFDLVGRALRGLDSPHQASFYTSGRLGNEATFLYQLLARELGTNNLPDCSNMCHEASGRALTASLGTGKGTVDLQDWDATDALFIMGVNAASNAPRMLTALADAYKRGAQIVHVNPLIEAASRRTIIPHDFVDMAACHSTRTGTLNLQVRVGGDMALLRGISKAVLDQARADPKALDQEFIDRYTSGFEDYRKACETTSWEEIERQSGVSRADILRAARIYRDADRSIVSWCLGVSQHEHGVDTIREIVNVLLLRGNLGREGAGPSPVRGHSNVQGNRTCGIDHRPAGQFLDRLAAVCEIDPPREHGLDTVGTIQAMLRGDVKVFVGMGGNFALAAPDTRATYEALRTCELTVQVSTKLNRSHLVHGRQALILPCLGRTEKDHQRCGVQATSVEDSMSMVHLSVGMKKPASSHLLSEPAVIAGIARAALPDSTTPWAWYVEDYDRIRDTMAQVLDGFEDFNRRVRLPLGFRIRQPARELVFRTATGLAEFSSAPLPDVVPAPGTLALGTMRSHDQWNTTIYSDNDRYRGIRNLRTLVFMNAADMRERGIAEFDPVDIESTAKDGSTRVLNGYLAIPYDLPRGCAAGYMPEMNVLIALCDYSEQSDQPLMKHIRATIRPATAAPAAS; encoded by the coding sequence ATGCGGTCGGCAGGTCCGGGACAGCCGGGGGCGGTCGAGGAGCAGGTGGGGCCCAGCCCCGACGGGGAGCCGTTCTTTCATCCGTATCACCATCCCGCCGCGGGCTGGGGCGCTGCCAAGAGCGTGAGCAAGTTCCTGCTGCGGGAGCGGGCGCTCGTCGAGGGGCCCCGGGCGATCATGAAGATGAACCACGAGAACGGGGGGTTCGACTGTCCCGGGTGTGCCTGGCCCGACGACACGAAGGGGCTGCGGCTCGATCTCTGTGAGAACGGGGTCAAGCACGTCACCTGGGAGATGACCCGGAAGCGGGTCGGGCGGGAGTTCTTCGCCGCTCATTCCGTGGCCGAGCTGGCCGAATGGAGTGACTTCGCGCTGGAGGACCAGGGGCGGCTGACCGAACCGATGGTGTACGACGCCGAGTCGGATCATTACGTGCCGATCTCCTGGCGGGACGCGTTCGACCTGGTCGGGCGGGCGCTGCGGGGCCTGGACAGTCCGCATCAGGCGTCCTTCTACACCTCCGGGCGGCTCGGGAACGAGGCCACCTTCCTGTACCAGCTCCTGGCCCGTGAGCTGGGCACGAACAACCTTCCGGACTGTTCCAACATGTGCCACGAGGCGAGCGGGCGGGCCCTCACCGCCTCGCTGGGGACCGGCAAGGGGACCGTTGATCTCCAGGACTGGGACGCCACCGACGCGCTCTTCATCATGGGCGTGAACGCCGCGTCGAACGCGCCCCGCATGCTCACCGCCCTCGCCGACGCCTACAAGCGCGGTGCCCAGATCGTGCACGTCAACCCGCTGATCGAGGCGGCCTCGCGACGGACGATCATCCCGCACGACTTCGTGGACATGGCGGCCTGCCACTCGACCCGCACCGGCACCCTCAACCTCCAGGTGCGCGTCGGCGGTGACATGGCGCTGCTGCGCGGGATCTCCAAGGCCGTCCTCGACCAGGCCAGGGCCGATCCCAAGGCACTCGACCAGGAGTTCATCGACCGGTACACGAGCGGCTTCGAGGACTACCGGAAGGCGTGCGAGACCACCTCCTGGGAGGAGATCGAGCGGCAGTCCGGGGTCAGCCGTGCCGACATCCTCCGCGCCGCCCGGATCTACCGGGACGCCGACCGCTCCATCGTCAGCTGGTGCCTCGGCGTCAGCCAGCACGAGCACGGGGTCGACACCATACGGGAGATCGTCAACGTGCTGTTGCTGCGGGGCAACCTCGGGCGGGAGGGCGCCGGGCCCTCGCCGGTGCGCGGGCACAGCAACGTGCAGGGCAACCGGACCTGCGGCATCGACCACCGGCCTGCCGGCCAGTTCCTGGACCGGCTCGCCGCGGTGTGCGAGATCGATCCGCCCCGGGAACACGGTCTCGACACGGTCGGCACCATCCAGGCGATGCTCCGCGGCGACGTCAAGGTGTTCGTCGGCATGGGCGGCAACTTCGCCCTCGCCGCGCCCGACACCCGCGCCACCTACGAGGCCCTGCGCACCTGCGAACTCACCGTCCAGGTGAGCACCAAGCTCAATCGCAGCCACCTGGTGCACGGCCGGCAGGCGCTGATTCTGCCCTGCCTCGGCCGGACCGAGAAGGACCACCAGCGGTGCGGCGTCCAGGCCACCTCGGTCGAGGACTCCATGAGCATGGTGCACCTGTCCGTGGGGATGAAGAAGCCGGCCTCCTCGCACCTGCTGTCCGAGCCCGCCGTCATCGCCGGGATCGCCCGCGCGGCGCTTCCCGACAGCACCACGCCCTGGGCCTGGTACGTCGAGGACTACGACCGTATCCGCGACACGATGGCCCAGGTCCTCGACGGCTTCGAGGACTTCAACCGGCGGGTGCGGCTGCCGCTGGGGTTCCGGATCCGGCAGCCCGCGCGCGAACTGGTCTTCCGTACGGCCACCGGGCTCGCCGAGTTCTCCTCGGCGCCGCTGCCCGACGTCGTACCCGCGCCGGGGACCCTGGCGCTCGGCACCATGCGCTCCCACGACCAGTGGAACACCACGATCTACTCCGACAACGACCGCTACCGGGGGATCAGGAACCTCCGCACCCTCGTCTTCATGAACGCGGCCGACATGCGGGAGCGGGGCATCGCGGAGTTCGATCCGGTGGACATCGAGAGCACGGCCAAGGACGGCAGTACCCGGGTGCTCAACGGGTACCTCGCCATCCCGTACGACCTCCCGCGCGGCTGTGCGGCCGGGTACATGCCCGAGATGAACGTGCTGATCGCCCTGTGCGACTACAGCGAGCAGAGCGACCAGCCGCTGATGAAGCACATCCGCGCGACGATCAGGCCGGCCACCGCCGCCCCTGCCGCTTCCTGA
- a CDS encoding Gfo/Idh/MocA family protein encodes MGEQSVRWGILATGGIAAAMAADLVDLPDAEIVAVASRSPESAEGFAERFGIGRAYGDWESLARDEDVDIVYVATPHSAHRTAAGLCLTAGRNVLCEKPFTLNAREAGELVALAKEHGRFLMEAMWMYCHPLIRRLTALVADGAIGEVRTVQADFGLEGPFPPAHRLRNPLLGGGALLDLGVYPVSFAHLLLGEPDGLSARAVLSEEGVDLQTGALLSWESGALASVHCSIVGGTGTTASVTGSQGRIDVPDGFFNPDRFVLHRDGRDPEEFVLTPEDGPRNTFRHEAREAMRAVRAGDQESPLVPHDSTLAVMRTLDTLREQIGVRYPGEA; translated from the coding sequence ATGGGTGAGCAGAGCGTGCGGTGGGGGATCCTGGCGACGGGCGGGATCGCGGCGGCGATGGCGGCGGACCTGGTCGATCTGCCCGACGCGGAGATCGTGGCGGTGGCCTCGCGGTCCCCCGAGTCGGCGGAGGGGTTCGCGGAGCGGTTCGGAATCGGGCGGGCGTACGGGGACTGGGAGTCGCTGGCCCGCGACGAGGACGTGGACATCGTGTACGTCGCCACCCCGCACTCGGCGCACCGGACGGCCGCCGGGCTGTGCCTGACGGCGGGGCGGAACGTGCTGTGCGAGAAGCCGTTCACGCTCAACGCCCGCGAGGCCGGGGAACTGGTCGCGCTGGCGAAGGAGCACGGCCGCTTCCTGATGGAGGCGATGTGGATGTACTGCCATCCGCTCATCCGGCGGCTGACCGCGCTGGTCGCGGACGGGGCGATCGGCGAGGTGCGGACCGTGCAGGCGGACTTCGGCCTGGAGGGGCCGTTCCCGCCGGCGCACCGGCTGCGGAACCCGCTGCTCGGCGGGGGTGCGCTGCTCGACCTGGGGGTGTACCCGGTGTCGTTCGCGCACCTGCTGCTCGGCGAGCCGGACGGTCTTTCGGCGCGAGCGGTGCTCTCGGAGGAGGGCGTCGATCTCCAGACGGGTGCGCTGCTCTCGTGGGAGAGCGGCGCTCTCGCCTCGGTGCACTGCTCCATCGTCGGCGGCACCGGCACCACGGCCTCGGTCACCGGCTCGCAGGGCCGGATCGACGTCCCGGACGGCTTCTTCAACCCCGACCGCTTCGTCCTGCACCGCGACGGCCGCGACCCCGAGGAGTTCGTCCTGACCCCGGAGGACGGCCCGCGCAACACCTTCCGCCACGAGGCCAGGGAGGCCATGCGCGCGGTCCGCGCCGGCGACCAGGAGTCCCCCCTCGTCCCCCACGACAGCACCCTCGCGGTCATGCGCACCCTGGACACCCTGCGAGAGCAGATCGGCGTCCGCTACCCGGGCGAGGCGTAA
- a CDS encoding DoxX family protein: MTRYDRRDVGLLLLRLGTGGVLAAHGTQKLFGWFGGGGLEGTGQFMESVGYVPGTRSALAAGLAEAGGGTLLALGLATPAAGAAAAGAMAGAAALHRPNGFFAAEGGYEYAATLGLATAGLAVAGPGRLSLDHAFGHVLDQGWMVPAALGVTAAVTAVVIGARNRRVRRAAEGEQEALFEE, translated from the coding sequence GTGACCCGCTACGACCGACGTGACGTGGGCCTGCTGCTGCTCCGGCTGGGCACCGGCGGGGTGCTGGCCGCGCACGGCACCCAGAAGCTGTTCGGCTGGTTCGGCGGGGGCGGCCTCGAGGGCACGGGCCAGTTCATGGAGTCGGTCGGGTACGTGCCGGGGACGCGGAGCGCGCTGGCGGCGGGGCTCGCCGAGGCGGGCGGCGGAACGCTGCTGGCGCTGGGCCTCGCGACCCCGGCGGCGGGAGCCGCGGCGGCGGGGGCGATGGCGGGTGCGGCCGCCCTGCACCGGCCGAACGGCTTCTTCGCCGCGGAGGGCGGCTACGAGTACGCCGCGACCCTGGGCCTGGCCACCGCGGGCCTGGCCGTCGCGGGCCCCGGCCGCCTCTCCCTGGACCACGCGTTCGGGCACGTCCTCGACCAGGGCTGGATGGTCCCGGCGGCGCTGGGCGTGACGGCGGCGGTGACGGCGGTGGTGATCGGGGCGCGGAACCGGCGGGTGCGGCGGGCGGCGGAAGGGGAGCAGGAGGCCCTGTTCGAGGAGTAG
- a CDS encoding SDR family oxidoreductase has translation MIIVTGATGKLGRRTVERLLERVPADRVGVSVRDPRKAQDLADRGVRVRQGSFDDPASLVHSFEGAEQLLLVSLDRTGQECVTGHRAAIDAAVKAGVGRILYTSQMGAAHDSRFQACRDHAQTEDLLRATGLPWTALRNGFYASSALQFLESARHTGDIALPADGPVAWTGHDDLAEATAVILAEEHRYEGPTPPLTGPAALDFDTVAEIASQTTGRPFTRTVVPDDAFREQVLAHGAPAPIADLMLSIFAAARNGEFTAVDSTLAELIGREPAAFRTQLEHAWAE, from the coding sequence GTGATCATCGTGACCGGAGCCACCGGAAAGCTCGGCCGCCGCACCGTCGAGCGCCTCCTGGAGCGCGTCCCCGCCGACCGCGTCGGCGTCAGCGTCCGTGACCCCCGCAAGGCCCAGGACCTCGCCGATCGCGGCGTACGCGTCCGGCAGGGGAGCTTCGACGACCCCGCCTCGCTCGTGCACTCCTTCGAGGGCGCCGAGCAACTGCTCCTGGTCTCCCTCGACCGCACGGGCCAGGAGTGCGTTACCGGCCACCGCGCCGCCATCGACGCCGCCGTGAAGGCCGGCGTCGGCCGCATCCTCTACACCAGCCAGATGGGCGCCGCCCACGACTCCCGGTTCCAGGCATGCCGCGACCACGCCCAGACCGAGGACCTGCTGCGCGCCACCGGCCTGCCCTGGACCGCGCTGCGCAACGGCTTCTACGCCTCCAGCGCCCTGCAGTTCCTGGAGTCCGCCCGCCACACCGGCGACATCGCCCTCCCCGCCGACGGCCCCGTCGCCTGGACCGGCCACGACGACCTCGCCGAGGCCACCGCGGTGATCCTCGCCGAGGAGCACCGCTACGAGGGGCCCACCCCGCCGCTCACCGGCCCGGCGGCGCTCGACTTCGACACCGTCGCCGAGATCGCGTCCCAGACCACCGGACGGCCCTTCACCCGCACCGTCGTCCCCGACGACGCCTTCCGCGAGCAGGTCCTGGCGCACGGCGCCCCGGCCCCGATCGCCGACCTGATGCTGAGCATCTTCGCCGCGGCACGGAACGGCGAGTTCACCGCTGTCGACTCGACGCTGGCCGAGCTGATCGGGCGAGAGCCGGCCGCCTTCCGCACCCAGCTGGAGCATGCCTGGGCCGAATAG
- a CDS encoding D-alanyl-D-alanine carboxypeptidase family protein, whose protein sequence is MRDSSRLTRRAVLGLTAAALPVSAATPASAATVIGGERLARGGVQVSGATGLPRKITARAWLLADCDSGEVLASYNAHRRLAPASTLKMLFADTVLKKFERTERYRVKDTDISDVPAGSSLVGIKPGITYTVEQLWQGVFLRSGNDAVHVLAHMNGGIAKTVAEMQARAADLQALDTHVVSPDGFDHPGQLSSAYDLTLFARHGLKDDDFRGYCGTRIANFPAGGKKTFQIQNTDRLLTGAWGLDVYKGLFGVKNGYTSHAGNTFTGGATRDGRTLLVTVMHPDPATNAVYEQTAALLDWGFGKGSSAQSVGALVDPLSEGGASASPSGRGKGAAGAAGTGAAAGSGSSGPSPWRVAEGGALTLGLLGAGAWALRRRRRAAGAAAGPDSGDPPSGPAGPTAG, encoded by the coding sequence GTGCGCGATTCCTCTCGGCTGACCAGGCGTGCCGTCCTCGGACTGACGGCCGCCGCCCTTCCCGTGTCCGCGGCGACCCCCGCCTCCGCCGCCACCGTCATCGGCGGCGAGCGTCTGGCCCGTGGGGGCGTACAGGTGAGCGGTGCCACCGGCCTGCCGAGGAAGATCACCGCCCGGGCCTGGCTGCTCGCCGACTGCGACAGCGGCGAGGTGCTCGCCTCGTACAACGCGCACCGGAGGCTGGCGCCCGCCTCCACCCTGAAGATGCTGTTCGCGGACACCGTGCTGAAGAAGTTCGAGCGGACCGAGCGGTACAGGGTCAAGGACACCGACATCTCCGACGTCCCGGCCGGCTCCAGCCTGGTCGGCATCAAGCCCGGCATCACCTACACCGTCGAGCAGCTGTGGCAGGGCGTCTTCCTGCGCTCCGGCAACGACGCCGTGCACGTCCTCGCCCACATGAACGGCGGCATCGCGAAGACCGTCGCCGAGATGCAGGCCAGGGCGGCCGACCTCCAGGCCCTCGACACCCATGTGGTCAGCCCCGACGGCTTCGACCACCCGGGCCAGCTGTCGTCGGCGTACGACCTGACCCTCTTCGCCCGGCACGGGCTGAAGGACGACGACTTCCGCGGCTACTGCGGCACGCGCATCGCGAACTTCCCGGCGGGCGGCAAGAAGACCTTCCAGATCCAGAACACCGACCGCCTGCTCACCGGCGCCTGGGGGCTCGACGTCTACAAGGGCCTGTTCGGCGTCAAGAACGGCTACACCAGCCACGCCGGCAACACCTTCACCGGTGGTGCCACCCGGGACGGCCGCACCCTGCTGGTCACCGTGATGCACCCGGACCCCGCCACCAACGCCGTGTACGAGCAGACCGCCGCGCTGCTCGACTGGGGCTTCGGGAAGGGGAGCTCGGCGCAGTCCGTGGGCGCGCTGGTCGATCCGCTGAGCGAGGGCGGGGCGAGCGCGAGTCCGTCGGGGCGGGGCAAGGGGGCCGCGGGGGCGGCCGGGACGGGGGCCGCCGCCGGTTCGGGATCGTCGGGACCGTCGCCGTGGCGGGTCGCGGAGGGCGGGGCGCTGACGCTCGGGCTGCTGGGCGCCGGGGCGTGGGCGCTGCGCCGGCGCCGGCGGGCGGCCGGTGCCGCGGCCGGCCCCGACTCGGGTGACCCACCGTCGGGTCCAGCCGGCCCGACGGCGGGCTGA
- a CDS encoding SDR family oxidoreductase has product MDTKQPKIAVVTGAGSGIGRAVATELLRSGWSVALAGRRAARLEETAALAPGGASLAVRTDVSQPDDVAGLFAAAVDRFGRVDLLFNNAGTFGPGGVAVEDLPYEAWRHVVDTNLNGAFLCAQAAFRQMKEQDPQGGRIINNGSVSAHAPRPHSAAYTATKHALTGLTKSLSLDGRPYGIAVGQIDIGNAATDMTARMETGALQANGVIAPEPVMDVADVARTVRHMAELPLAANVQFATVLATAMPYVGRG; this is encoded by the coding sequence ATGGACACCAAGCAACCAAAGATCGCGGTCGTCACCGGCGCCGGTTCCGGCATCGGCCGCGCCGTGGCCACGGAACTGCTGCGCTCCGGCTGGTCGGTGGCGCTCGCCGGCCGGCGCGCCGCACGGCTGGAGGAGACGGCGGCACTGGCGCCCGGCGGCGCCTCTCTCGCCGTACGGACCGACGTCTCGCAACCCGACGACGTGGCCGGGCTGTTCGCGGCGGCCGTGGACCGGTTCGGGCGGGTGGACCTGCTGTTCAACAACGCGGGGACGTTCGGACCGGGCGGGGTGGCCGTGGAGGACCTGCCCTACGAGGCGTGGCGGCACGTGGTGGACACCAACCTCAACGGGGCGTTCCTGTGCGCGCAGGCGGCGTTCCGGCAGATGAAGGAGCAGGACCCGCAGGGCGGGCGGATCATCAACAACGGGTCCGTCTCGGCGCACGCGCCCCGCCCGCACTCGGCCGCCTACACCGCGACCAAGCACGCGCTGACGGGGCTCACCAAGTCCCTGTCGCTCGACGGGCGGCCGTACGGCATCGCGGTCGGGCAGATCGACATCGGCAACGCGGCGACGGACATGACGGCCCGGATGGAGACCGGCGCGCTGCAGGCGAACGGGGTGATCGCCCCGGAACCGGTGATGGACGTGGCGGACGTGGCGCGGACCGTGCGGCACATGGCCGAGCTGCCGCTGGCGGCGAACGTGCAGTTCGCGACGGTGCTGGCGACGGCGATGCCGTACGTGGGCCGGGGCTGA
- a CDS encoding ABC transporter permease, with protein sequence MFGIYLKRELGRRKKAALVIALGLALGIALVITVDSVSAGMTQAQDKVLKSLYGLGTDMTVTKARTAPASGSSGGPNFTFDAKSGSSSTQSSDRVRTQGGQALKSSLVTEVAGQKGVQSAVGALSLNVTKVDGSFTQGKAKSSTGSSGQGGPGEGSSSGGAPQVQGGGADFDVNSYSVVGVDVAHQGLGPLSTMKVTSGTTFTTAQTGSKVAVVGTSYAKEKKYKVGSTFKISGTKFTVIGIATPDSSESDTDVFVPLKVAQTLGDAKNQVTTIYVKATDSQQISTVKKEITANISGTTVTTSADLASTVSGSLSTASSLATSVGKWLSVAVLAAAFLVAALLTSSAVSRRVREFGTLKALGWPSRNVTRQVVGESIVNGLIGGALGIALGVGAAYAVTAISPKLTAQLGSSGGGGTGGGPGGGGPGRQASQHTLEIALSAPVSLTTIALAVGLAVTGGLIAGAMGGWRASRMRPADALRSVS encoded by the coding sequence ATGTTTGGCATCTATCTCAAGCGCGAGCTGGGCCGCAGGAAGAAGGCGGCGCTGGTCATCGCTCTGGGTCTGGCGCTCGGTATCGCGCTGGTCATCACGGTCGACTCGGTGTCGGCCGGCATGACCCAGGCGCAGGACAAGGTCCTCAAGTCGCTGTACGGCCTGGGGACCGACATGACGGTCACCAAGGCCCGTACGGCCCCGGCCTCGGGCAGCTCCGGCGGCCCGAACTTCACGTTCGACGCCAAGTCCGGCAGCAGCTCCACGCAGAGTTCGGACCGGGTGCGGACTCAGGGCGGTCAGGCCCTGAAGTCGTCCCTGGTCACCGAGGTCGCCGGCCAGAAGGGCGTGCAGAGCGCGGTCGGAGCGCTCTCCCTCAACGTCACCAAGGTCGACGGCTCCTTCACCCAGGGCAAGGCGAAGTCCTCCACCGGCAGCAGCGGCCAGGGCGGCCCCGGCGAGGGCAGCAGCTCGGGCGGTGCGCCGCAGGTTCAGGGCGGCGGCGCCGACTTCGACGTCAACAGCTACTCCGTGGTCGGCGTCGACGTGGCCCACCAGGGCCTCGGCCCGCTGTCCACCATGAAGGTCACCTCGGGCACGACGTTCACCACCGCGCAGACCGGCTCGAAGGTCGCGGTGGTCGGCACGTCGTACGCCAAGGAGAAGAAGTACAAGGTCGGCTCGACCTTCAAGATCTCCGGCACCAAGTTCACCGTCATCGGGATCGCGACCCCGGACAGCAGCGAGTCCGACACCGACGTGTTCGTGCCGCTGAAGGTCGCGCAGACCCTCGGCGACGCGAAGAACCAGGTCACCACGATCTACGTCAAGGCGACCGACTCCCAGCAGATCTCCACCGTGAAGAAGGAGATCACCGCCAACATCTCGGGTACGACGGTCACCACCTCCGCCGACCTGGCGTCCACCGTCTCCGGCTCCCTGTCCACCGCCTCCAGCCTGGCGACCAGCGTCGGCAAGTGGCTGTCCGTCGCGGTCCTCGCGGCGGCCTTCCTGGTGGCGGCCCTGCTGACCTCCTCCGCGGTGTCCCGCCGGGTGCGCGAGTTCGGCACCCTCAAAGCGCTCGGCTGGCCGTCCCGCAACGTCACCCGCCAGGTGGTCGGCGAGTCCATCGTGAACGGCCTGATCGGCGGCGCCCTCGGTATCGCCCTCGGCGTCGGCGCGGCCTACGCGGTCACCGCGATCAGCCCGAAGCTCACCGCCCAGCTGGGCAGCTCCGGCGGCGGTGGCACGGGCGGCGGCCCGGGCGGCGGCGGCCCCGGCCGGCAGGCCTCCCAGCACACCCTGGAGATCGCGCTGTCCGCGCCGGTCTCCCTCACCACCATCGCCCTCGCGGTCGGCCTCGCGGTCACCGGCGGCCTGATCGCCGGCGCGATGGGCGGCTGGCGCGCCTCCCGGATGCGCCCGGCCGACGCCCTGCGCAGCGTCTCGTGA
- a CDS encoding MazG-like family protein — protein sequence MTEQRTPPCDPAALWSSIEDLWTWLDANRRHGGETGVVLRMLKLTEEVGEVAQAVIGATGQNPRKGVTHTWEDVQGELCDVVITALVALRTLTPDAAGVFGRHLAGVTERSLGPREP from the coding sequence ATGACGGAACAGCGGACACCGCCCTGCGATCCCGCCGCCCTGTGGAGTTCCATCGAGGACCTCTGGACCTGGCTGGACGCCAACCGGAGGCACGGCGGCGAGACCGGCGTCGTGCTGCGCATGCTCAAGCTCACCGAGGAGGTCGGCGAGGTCGCCCAGGCGGTGATCGGGGCGACCGGCCAGAACCCCCGCAAGGGCGTCACCCACACCTGGGAGGACGTGCAGGGCGAGCTGTGCGACGTGGTGATCACGGCGCTCGTGGCCCTGCGGACGCTGACGCCGGACGCGGCGGGGGTGTTCGGGCGGCATCTGGCGGGGGTGACGGAGCGCTCGCTGGGACCGCGGGAGCCGTAG
- a CDS encoding aldo/keto reductase, whose product METDSTTRTLGRSGIRVSALGFGCWAIGGEWQDATGQPLGWGKVDDEESVRAVHRALDLGVTFFDTADTYGAGHSERVLGRALGRRRDEVVVATKWGNVFDEETRTLTGHDDSPAYVRRALTASLRRLGTDHVDLYQLHLSDADPARAAELRDACEELVGEGLIRAYGWSTDDPARAAVFAEGPHCTAVQHALNVLQDAPQLLDAAEKFDLAAINRSPLAMGLLGGRRAGAAAGDIRSRPPAWLPGFGNGDGADPAWVERIEALRSVLTSDGRTLAQGALGWIWARSPRTVPIPGFRSVAQAEQNAGAIAKGPLTAGQLAEIDRLLGR is encoded by the coding sequence ATGGAAACCGACAGCACCACCAGGACCCTGGGCCGTTCCGGCATCCGTGTCAGCGCGCTCGGCTTCGGCTGCTGGGCCATCGGCGGCGAGTGGCAGGACGCCACCGGGCAGCCGCTCGGCTGGGGCAAGGTCGACGACGAGGAGTCCGTACGGGCCGTCCACCGCGCCCTCGACCTCGGCGTCACCTTCTTCGACACCGCCGACACCTACGGCGCCGGCCACAGCGAGCGCGTCCTGGGCCGTGCCCTCGGCAGGCGCCGGGACGAGGTCGTCGTCGCCACCAAGTGGGGCAACGTCTTCGACGAGGAGACCCGCACCCTCACCGGCCACGACGACTCCCCGGCCTACGTCCGCCGCGCCCTGACCGCCTCCCTGCGCCGCCTCGGCACCGACCACGTCGACCTCTACCAGCTCCACCTCTCCGACGCCGACCCGGCCCGCGCCGCCGAACTCCGGGACGCCTGTGAGGAGTTGGTCGGCGAGGGGCTGATCAGGGCCTACGGCTGGAGCACCGACGACCCCGCCCGCGCCGCCGTCTTCGCCGAAGGACCGCACTGCACGGCCGTGCAGCACGCCCTGAACGTGCTCCAGGACGCGCCGCAACTCCTGGACGCGGCGGAGAAGTTCGACCTCGCCGCCATCAACCGCTCCCCGCTCGCCATGGGACTGCTGGGCGGCCGGCGGGCGGGGGCCGCGGCCGGCGACATCCGCAGCAGGCCGCCGGCCTGGCTGCCCGGGTTCGGGAACGGCGACGGGGCCGATCCCGCGTGGGTCGAGCGGATCGAGGCCCTGCGTTCCGTCCTCACCAGCGACGGGCGGACCCTCGCCCAGGGTGCCCTCGGCTGGATCTGGGCCCGCAGCCCGCGGACGGTCCCCATCCCGGGCTTCCGGTCCGTCGCCCAGGCCGAGCAGAACGCCGGGGCGATCGCGAAGGGGCCGCTCACCGCCGGGCAGCTGGCCGAGATCGACCGGCTCCTCGGGCGGTGA
- a CDS encoding TetR/AcrR family transcriptional regulator — protein sequence MATRDSADSPRRRIVEAAVELLENGGPDAVSTRAVAAAAGMQPPAIYRLFGDKEGLLEAVAEHGYAQFLERKHAQLDPAPKDPVEELRRGWDMVVEFGVCRPELFAVMNRATGRGSDSAHRAGLEILHGRVRRLAAGGWLRVDEELAAQIIQATGQGAVTTWHSTPADRRNPALLTVLRESMVAAVTRAEPAVPTTESGPAAAARALRAALPDDADVLSDAEQRLLREWLTRLAADGGARHA from the coding sequence ATGGCTACGCGCGACTCCGCCGACAGCCCTCGGCGCCGCATCGTCGAGGCGGCCGTCGAGCTGCTGGAGAACGGCGGCCCTGACGCGGTGAGCACCCGCGCGGTCGCCGCCGCGGCCGGAATGCAGCCGCCGGCGATCTACCGCCTCTTCGGCGACAAGGAGGGGCTCCTTGAGGCCGTCGCCGAGCACGGCTACGCGCAGTTCCTGGAGAGAAAGCACGCTCAGCTCGACCCCGCCCCGAAGGACCCAGTGGAGGAGCTGCGCCGCGGCTGGGACATGGTGGTCGAGTTCGGGGTCTGTCGCCCCGAGTTGTTCGCGGTGATGAACAGGGCCACCGGCCGGGGATCGGACTCAGCACACCGCGCGGGCCTGGAGATCCTCCATGGGCGGGTGCGTCGGCTGGCGGCCGGGGGGTGGCTGCGGGTCGACGAGGAGCTGGCCGCCCAGATCATCCAGGCCACCGGCCAGGGCGCGGTCACCACCTGGCACTCCACCCCCGCGGACCGCCGCAATCCGGCGCTGCTGACCGTCCTGCGCGAGTCCATGGTCGCGGCCGTCACCCGCGCCGAGCCGGCGGTCCCCACCACGGAGTCCGGTCCCGCCGCAGCGGCCCGCGCGCTGCGCGCCGCCCTCCCCGACGACGCCGATGTCCTGAGCGACGCCGAGCAGCGCCTGCTGCGTGAGTGGCTCACGCGCCTGGCGGCGGACGGTGGCGCGCGACATGCCTGA